A DNA window from Ficedula albicollis isolate OC2 chromosome 28, FicAlb1.5, whole genome shotgun sequence contains the following coding sequences:
- the RNF126 gene encoding E3 ubiquitin-protein ligase RNF126: MPSSLSPRATSFSHLVCLLLQDYICPRCESGFIEELPEEPRNADNETSSSTSATDQSRHPFENVDQHLFTLPQGYGQFAFGFFDDSFEFPFGSNVQPEDNRDSENRREREHQSRHRYGARQPRARLATRRASGRHEGVPTLEGIIQQLVNGIIAPTTIPNLGLGPWGVLHSNPMDYAWGANGLDAIITQLLNQFENTGPPPADKEKIQALPTIQITQEHVDSGLECPVCKEDYTVGESVRQLPCNHLFHDGCIVPWLEQHDTCPVCRKSLSGQNTATNPPGLTGMNFSSSSSSSSSSSSPSNENSSNNS; the protein is encoded by the exons ATGCCCTCGTCCCTGTCCCCCC gtgcCACTTCCTTCTCTCACCTGGTGTGTCTTCTCCTGCAGGACTACATCTGCCCACGGTGTGAGTCTGGTTTTATTGAAGAGCTTCCTGAGGAGCCGAG GAATGCTGACAATGAGACCAGCTCCTCTACGTCAGCCACTGATCAGAGCAGGCATCCTTTTGAG aaCGTGGATCAGCACTTGTTCACCTTGCCCCAGGGCTATGGCCAGTTTGCTTTCGGCTTCTTTGACGACAGCTTTGAGTTTCCCTTCGGGTCCAACGTGCAGCCGGAAGACAACCGGGACTCTGAGAACCGGCGGGAGCGCGAGCACCAGTCGCGGCACCGCTACGGCGCCAGGCAGCCCCGCGCCCGCCTGGCCACGCGCCGAGCCTCGGGCAGGCACGAGGGCGTCCCCACGCTGGAAGG AATTATCCAGCAGCTGGTCAATGGAATTATTGCACCGACCACAATTCCAAACCTAGGCCTGGGCCCTTG GGGAGTCCTGCACTCAAATCCAATGGACTACGCCTGGGGTGCCAATGGCCTGGATGCGATTATCACACAG TTACTGAATCAGTTTGAAAACACTGGACCGCCGCCAGCGGACAAAGAGAAGATCCAGGCCCTCCCCACCATACAGATCACACAGGAGCACGTAG ATTCCGGGTTGGAGTGCCCTGTGTGTAAGGAAGACTACACAGTGGGGGAGAGCGTGCGGCAGTTACCGTGCAATCACCTGTTCCATGACGGCTGCATCGTCCCgtggctggagcag CATGACACGTGTCCCGTCTGCCGGAAAAGTTTAAGTGGACAAAACACTGCCACAAACCCCCCAGGACTCACAGGGATGAACTTCTcgtcatcctcctcctcctcctcttcctccagctcaCCAAGTAATGAAAACTCATCGAACAACTCATGA
- the FSTL3 gene encoding follistatin-related protein 3, with protein MPGDPALAAATHWPHSVCCSGLGPLSVGPGRNWAEMQAGRIGQGRGKLQAEILAGRLGISQSITGSAGITDPSLWSKCCIWSMLAEKGWQQRWGGHEGTELPRQGPLGMPALGRLLFHRSQHRASVGSPTCPSTGVIQCLCPKAVQAQPESHCPSQGSWHSRDPSPSALSTGGICWLQQGKEAKCTMILKTGVTWEECCANGNVDVAWSNYTYPGNKISLLGFLGLVTCHPCKESCEGVVCGPDKVCKMKHGRPQCACAPDCSSLPRKLQVCGSDGYTYRDECDLLTAKCRDHPDLEVMYQGKCKKSCSSVVCPGTHTCVVDQTGSAHCVMCRTAPCPEPTSLDHALCGNNNVTYPSACHLRRATCHRGRSIGVRHYGSCSAAAKFSSETDSVEENYV; from the exons ATGCCAGGAGATCCAGCACTCGCAGCAGCCACCCACTGGCCCCactctgtctgctgctctgggctgggacccCTCTCTGTGGGGCCAGGCAGGAACTGGGCAGAgatgcaggcaggcaggataGGGCAAGGGAGAGGCAAGCTACAAGCTGAGATCCTGGCTGGCAGGCTGGGCATCTCCCAGAGCATCACAGGGAGTGCTGGGATAACTGATCCATCCCTGTGGTCCAAGTGCTGCATTTGGAGCATGTTGGCAGAAAAGGGCTGGCAGCAGCGTTGGGGTGGCCATGAGGGCACTGAGTTGCCACGCCAGGGACCTTTGGGGATGCCTGCCCTGGGACGACTATTGTTCCACAgaagccagcacagagcatctGTAGGTTCCCCGACttgccccagcactggagtgATCCAGTGCCTCTGCCCCAAGGCGGTCCAGGCACAGCCAGAATCTCACTGCCCTTCACAGGggtcctggcacagcagggatcccTCACCCTCTGCCCTTTCCACAGGTGGAATCTGCTGGCTGCAACAGGGGAAGGAGGCTAAGTGCACCATGATCCTGAAGACAGGCGTGACGTGGGAGGAATGCTGTGCCAACGGCAACGTGGACGTGGCCTGGTCTAACTACACCTACCCAGGCAACAAGATCAGCTTGCTGGGCTTCCTGGGGCTGGTGACCTGCCACCCCTGCAAAG agagCTGCGAGGGCGTGGTGTGCGGCCCCGACAAGGTCTGCAAGATGAAGCACGGGCGTCCCCAGTGTGCCTGTGCCCCCgactgctccagcctgccccGCAAGCTGCAGGTCTGCGGCTCCGATGGCTACACCTACCGGGACGAGTGTGACCTGCTGACAGCCAAGTGCAGAGACCACCCCGACCTCGAAGTGATGTACCAGGGCAAATGCAAAA AGTCCTGCTCCAGCGTGGTGTGTCCTGGCACCCACACCTGCGTGGTGGACCAGACAGGCAGCGCCCACTGCGTGATGTGCCGGACGgccccctgccctgagcccaccAGCCTGGACCATGCCCTCTGCGGCAACAACAACGTCACCTACCCCTCGGCGTGCCACCTGCGGCGAGCCACCTGCCACCGCGGCCGCTCCATCGGCGTGCGCCACTACGGGAGCTGCTCAG CTGCGGCCAAATTCTCCTCAGAGACGGACAGCGTGGAGGAGAACTACGTGTGA
- the PRSS57 gene encoding serine protease 57 codes for MRVSGFGVLSAQEQGDMKPQVRTRQPRHRGCTSPHHSVLPHSRNRRLFAPPFHSPISQPNCHNGQTATGSPKPPCVGKSACCWVDAEQREETAPLPTASSQSHLCSGGAERGVSNTRRGGSRREIPAPIPRLSPWRDLSAPTLNSPSGGGSGPLCATMVTAGLFILSLGGSILLPALAPAGTQGSQIIGGRAAVPHSRPFIVSVQMDGQHFCGGFLVWPRWVMTAAHCLIPRRSPSVRVVLGAHRLQEPEESQQIFSVDESIAHPLYKRRAVDNDIRLLRLNRSATLNEYVKRIRLPSPHIDLKPGTVCYVVGWGDTSNFGDQPTELMETNTTIVKRSLCRTLWRGKVTANMLCGASRNTTLQGVCAGDSGGPLVFKDKVYGIVSFSGERCGDRRFPDIYTKISSYIDWVHQVVKGFRRRKGRVKP; via the exons ATGCGAGTCTccggttttggggtgctgagtgcCCAGGAACAGGGAGATATGAAACCCCAGGTTCGGACTCGCCAGCCCCGGCATCGGGGGTGTACGAGCCCCCA CCACTCCGTCCTGCCCCACTCCAGGAACCGCCGACTCTTTGCTCCCCCTTTCCACTCCCCCATTTCCCAACCCAACTGCCACAATGGGCAAACTGCCACAGGAAGCCCTAAGCCACCCTGCGTTGGGAAATCCGCCTGCTGCTGG GTCGATGCAGAACAGAGGGAGGAAACCGCGCCTCTGCCCACAGCATCGTCCCAGAGCCACTTGTGCTCCGGAGGGGCTGAAAGAGGCGTCAg CAACACCCggagaggaggaagcaggagggaaatACCCGCCCCCATCCCAAGGCTCAgcccctggagggatttaagCGCCCCCACTCTGAACAGCCCCAGCGGTGGTGGCAGTGGCCCACTCTGCGCCACCATGGTCACAGCTGGGCTCTTCATCCTCAGCCTGGGaggctccatcctgctcccagctctggctccgGCAG GCACCCAGGGGAGCCAGATCATCGGGGGAAGGGCAGCAGTACCCCATTCCCGGCCCTTCATCGTCTCCGTCCAGATGGACGGGCAGCACTTCTGCGGGGGCTTCCTGGTGTGGCCCAGGTGGGTGATGACAGCTGCCCACTGCCTCATTCCCAG GCGCAGCCCCTCAGTGCGCGTGGTGCTGGGAGCCCACCGGCTGCAGGAGCCCGAGGAATCCCAGCAGATCTTCAGCGTGGACGAGTCCATCGCCCACCCACTGTACAAACGCCGTGCCGTGGACAACGACATCCGCCTGCTCCGG CTGAACAGGTCAGCCACGCTGAACGAGTACGTGAAGCGGATCCGCCTGCCCTCGCCGCACATCGACCTGAAGCCCGGCACTGTCTGCTACGTGGTGGGCTGGGGGGACACCTCTAACTTTGGAGACCAGCCCACCGAGCTGATGGAGACCAACACCACCATCGTCAAGCGGAGCCTGTGCCGGACGCTGTGGAGGGGCAAGGTCACGGCCAACATGCTGTGCGGGGCCAGCCGCAACACCACGCTGCagggtgtctgtgct GGTGACTCCGGGGGACCCCTGGTCTTCAAGGACAAGGTTTATGGCATCGTCTCCTTCTCTGGGGAGAGATGTGGGGATCGCCGGTTCCCTGACATCTACACCAAGATCTCCAGCTACATTGACTGGGTCCATCAGGTTGTGAAAGGGTTCCGCCGTCGGAAGGGGCGGGTGAAGCCCTAG